A window of Ferrimicrobium sp. genomic DNA:
ACTGGATGGATCTTATCGTCTTCGGCCTTGTGGTGATTCTCGGCCACCTCGCTGCGGTGATTATCGAGGCGCGCCGGGTCTCTGGGCGTTTGGGCGATGATGGTCTTGCTCCCTGGAGATTGGTCAGATGATTTTTGCGGGCATTAACTTTCCGCCCATAGCGGAGCTGCTGAACTGGAAGCCGATCGCCTTTGGTGGCACGGCGCTCATGTTCAACAAGATCGCCGTCCTCACACTGCTCTCGGCGGCAATTACCCTTGCGCTGTTCTTTGTCGCTGGACGGCGCCAGAAGCTCGTTCCCCGTGGCATCCAGAACATCATGGAGTCATCGATCGACTTTATCACCAACTCCGTCGTGATCGACGTGATGGGTCAAGAGGGGCTAGCGTGGGTGCCGTGGCTCACCGGACTGTTCTTCTTCATCCTGTTCAACAACCTCTTTGAAGTCATTCCCTTTATACAGATGCCGGCGACCGCACGAACGAGCGTCACGATCCCTCTTGCGCTCATCGTCTATGTCACCTTTATTGTGGTAGGCGTCAAAAAGCAAGGCTTTGGTCGCTATTTCAAATCAGCGCTTGTCCCGAGTGGAGTGCCGGTAGCACTGCTGATACTCCTTGTCCCCATCGAGTTACTCTCTACCTTCATCGTCCGCCCCTTTGCTCTCGCCGTCCGATTGTTTGGCAATATGCTCGCTGGCCACCTCCTGTTGGTGACGTTTGCGGTGATCTCGGAGGCGCTGTTCGTTCGCAGCATTGGCCTGATTGTGTTGCCGTTACCAGCGGCTACCCTGGTGGTGTTGACAGGCTACGAGATCTTCGTCGGTTTTCTGCAGGCCTTTATCTTTACCATCTTGACCGCCGTCTACTTAGGCGAATCTTTGGGAGGTGGGCACTAAGGAGTTGGTCTGAAGTTCGCCGTGAGCGCTGAAGCTCATCAAGGAGTTGGTATCGAATGTTGAAATGGAGAGGAAAGCAAGTTATATGCATAGCATGATGGCGACAATTATCGCGGTTGCGGCAAATGTCAACTTACGGAAGGGTCTCGCAGAGCTTGGATCGGGTTTAGCCTACGGTCTCGCTGCGCTAGGACCTGGAATCGGTATTGGAATTATCTTTGGTCAGGCGATCTCGGCGATCGCACGGCAACCGGAGACCGCTGGACCGGTTCGGTCGTTGGCCTTCCTGGGTTTCGCGCTCGCTGAAGCACTCGCTCTGATCGGGTTCGTTGTCTTCGTCCTCTTGAAGTACACCGGTTAAGGAATCGTTTCGTGCTTTTCGGAGTAGTTACGCAGTCGCCGAACCCAATTTTGCCCTCGACAGGGGAGATTATCTGGTCGGTCATCTCCTTCGGCCTCTTGTTGGTCATATTGGTGAAGTATGCCTTCCCTCCAGTGGCCTCCATGATGGCCAAGCGCAGTGACAAGATCAGAGACGATCTTGAGGCCGCTGAGTCGGCGCGTCGGGACGCCGAACGTCTCGCAGAGGAGCGCCGCGCTGAGCTTGGTCGCGCACGCGAAGAGGGCCAGCGCATCATCGAGGATGCGCGAGCTACCGGTGAGGCGCTGCGCCAAGAAGCAGCGGCTGAGGCACAACGTGAGGCCCAGATGGTACGTGAACAGGCTCAGCTGCAGGTAGCGGCTGAGCGATCCCGGCTGATCCTTGAGCTTCGGGGTGAATTGGCTGGCATGGCGATCGAACTGTCCACTCGGATACTCGCGCATGAACTCGCCTCGAGTGAGGTAGATCCCCTGGTGGAGTCCTTCCTCGCGGAGGCGGATTCGGAGTAGACATGAGAGAGCGAACCCGTGGATTCGCCATCGCCACTCGTGATCTTGGGATCAGGAGTGATGAGTTGGCACGCATAACACAAGAGATAGCGGCGGTCGCGGCGCTCGTGACCGACTCCGTCGAATTGACCGATGTACTGATCGACCGTGGCCTCCGTTCTGATGTCCGACGATCAGTGTTGGTTGAGCTCTTGAGCGATCGTGTGGACGTGCGGGTCGCTGCGCTCGCTGGCTATGTGGTGGAGACCGAGTTGGCGGGGGATATTCCCGAAATTCTGGCGGGTCTTGAAGCTGTGCTGCAAAGCACTTACGTCCTTGGTGACGGAATCGAGACGGTGACTGGTGCGCGCGCGCGAGGATATGCACACGCGATCATGGGCGATCTCGATCGAGATGCTCTGTTGCTCATGCTGGATGAACTCATCAGCGTGACACAGTTGTTGGCCGGAGACGTTGCGTTGCGAAGGGTGCTGTCAGGTCTTGGCGGCGATCCAGAGCAGCGTATTCACATTGTTGAGGACCTCTTTGGAGGGCGAGTCTCACCGGCGGCGTTGTCGGTTATTCGCGCGGTCGTTGCTGTGAGCAACCCGCGCTCCCTAGCGGAGTCGCTCGAGAGGATCATTGGTGACTGCTCCAGGCTGATCGAGAGCCAGATTGCCCGAGTGACACTCGCTCGTCAAGCCAATGATATCTACCGTTCGCGGATTGCGTCAACGCTCGAGCATCGTATTGGGCGCGAGCTGATCGTCGAGTGGAGAGTCGATGAAACACTCATCGGTGGCATGGTCGCCGTCATTGGCGATCGGGTCTACGACGTGAGTGTTGCCAGAGAACTACAGAGGGCCCAGCAGTTGCTTGCCGGGCGATAACAAGGAGAGACGATGGCGGTAGAGTTGAAAATTGATAAGTCGGAGATCGCTGATGTCATCCGGCGGCGACTACAGGAGTACGCGACGACGACCGCAGGCGAAGAGGTCGGCCGAGTGCTGGAGTTCGGTGACGGGATCGCCTCGGTCTCGGGACTCCCCTCGGTGGCGGTGAATGAAGTGCTGCGCTTTGCCAACGGGACGGTTGGCCTCGCGCTCAACCTCGAAGAGGATACGATCGGCGTGGTTGTCCTCGGCGAGGAGTCCGGTATCTCCGAAGGCCAGTTAGTGAAGTCGACGGGCGAGATCCTGTCAGTTCCGGTGGGCGATGCACTTCTCGGTAGAGTTGTCGATCCGCTCGGTCGACCGATCGACGGGCTTGGTCCTATCGACTCCACAATACAGCGTCGCCTTGAGGTGCAGGCGCCAGGTATTGTCCAGCGCAAGCCGGTTGGAGAACCGCTACAGACTGGAATCAAGGCTATCGATGCCATGACTCCGATTGGACGTGGTCAGCGTGAATTGATCATTGGAGACCGCAAAACTGGTAAGACGACGGTGGCGCTCGACACGATTATCAACCAGCGTGGCCAGGGTGTGAAGTGTATCTACGTGGCTATTGGGCAGAAAGGTACCTCTATCGCGGCAGTTGTTGACACGTTGCGTGAACATGGGGCGCTTGAGTATACGGTGATCGTGGCAGCGGCTGCATCTGAGGCTGCGCCGTTCAAGTATCTTGCACCGTATGCAGGCTGTGCGATGGGCCAGCATTGGATGGAGAATGGGGAGCACGCCCTGATCGTCTATGACGATCTTTCGAAGCAGGCTGACGCCTATCGGCAGCTCTCGTTGCTTCTTCGTCGTCCACCGGGACGTGAAGCGTATCCTGGTGACATTTTTTATCTTCATTCTCGGCTTCTTGAGCGCGCGGCGAAGCTGAGCGACGCGCTTGGTGGGGGCTCGCTGACGGCGTTACCGATCATTGAGACCAAGGCAGGGGATATCTCGGCCTACATCCCTACCAACGTGATCTCGATCACGGATGGTCAAGTATTTCTCGACTCTGACCTGTTTAACTCTGGTCTTCGTCCGGCGATCAACGTCGGGACGTCGGTGTCACGAGTTGGCGGTGCCGCGCAAACCAAGGCGATGAAAGAGGTGTCTGGAAGCCTACGATTGGATCTTGCCCAGTTCCGTGAACTCGAGGCCTTTGCCACTTTTGGCTCTGAACTGGATAAGTATGCGCAGGCACAGCTCGATCGTGGTTATCGACTGACTGAGCTGTTGAAACAAAATCAAGGAGCTCCTCTCTCCGTTGCCGAGCAGGTAGTGAGCATCTTTGCGGGTACCAACGGTCTTCTTGACGCGCTGCCGGTGAGTGATGTGTCGAAGTTCTTGGCTGAGATGATTGGGTTCTTGAAGGCTCGACACCCTGATTTCATTGACGGGATTAATGCCAATGGTAAGATGCCGGACAAGCAGGCGTTGACGGATGCAATCACCACCTTCGCGGGTGGGTTCGCCACCTCAGTAAAGGTTTAGGGTCTCGTGCCAGGTGGGAAGGAACGGGCTCTTCGGGGTCGAATTCGGAGTGTTAACTCGACGAAGAAGATTACGAAAGCCATGGAACTCATTGCGGCCTCGCGTATCGTAAAGGCTGTTGGGCGTATCGGTGGGGCTCGGACCTATTTCAGGGAGATCTCAGAGCTGACGCGGGAGTTGCTGGTGACGCTTCCAAGTTATCGCCCGCCGTTGACGCGTACGGGCATTGCAGGCACCACGACGGTCTTGATCCTTGTCACCTCGGACAGGGGGCTCTGTGGAGGCTACAACAGCGCGGTCATCAGAGCTTACGAAGAGCAGGTGCGCCAGATCGAGGGACCGATTGAATTGATCGGTATTGGGCGAAGGATTGAAAACTATCTCCAATTCCGGGGGATTGCGAGTGCCGTGCAGATCAATGGGGTCACACACTTGCCTACGCTCGACCAGGCGTACTCGATCATCGGACCGATCATGAAGCGAGTCGACGCTGGAGAAGTAGGACGTGTCGTTGTCGTATCGAACCGGTTCTACTCACTCGGAGTGCAGCGACTGGAGGAGACCACGTTGGTCCCCATTGACCCAGCCACGTTCAATGAGGGTTCCACCGGGGAGGTTGCCCACTTTGATTTCGAGGCTGAGCCGACCTTGGAGAACGTGATCGATACGACGCTACATCAACTGGTGGTGGCCGAATTCTTTGGACTCCTACTTGAGGCCTCTGCTGCAGAGCATGCAGCCCGACAACGAGCGATGAAGAACGCGACAGACAACGCAACGGAGCTGGTTCGTAACTTGACCCGGGCCATGAACCGAGTCCGGCAAGACGCGATCACGACGGAGATTACCGAGATAGTAGGTGGCGCTGAGGCACTCGCACAGGGTGACCGAGCCATGAGTGGAGATGAGAGGTAACAATGGAGATGGATACTAAGCCGACTGAGACTGGATCGACGGAGACGGGGTCTCCCGACACCTCTTCTTCTCAGGGAAAGGCGCTTGGTCGTGTGGTGTCGATTGCGGGGCCGGTGGTCGACGTAGAGTTCCCTCCTGAATCTATCCCTGAGGTGAATATGGCGGTCTCGATGGAGGCCGAGATCGATGGCCAAACCGTCGTCATCATGGCTGAGGTGGCGAGTCAGCTCGGCGATGGCCGAGTTCGCTGCATCTGTCTCAAGCCGACGGATGGTCTACGTCGTGGAGCTGAGGTCACTGACTTGGGCCATGGGATTAAGGTTCCGGTTGGTTCCGGTGTCTTAGGGCATGTGTTCAACGTCATCGGCGAGTCATTGAACGCGACGGAGCTGGTCGACATCGAAGACGTGTGGGAGATCCACCGGGATCCACCACCTTTTGATGACCTTGAGCCAAAGGCGCAGATGTTCGAGACCGGCATCAAGGTGATCGATCTGTTGGAACCCTATGTGCAGGGCGGTAAGGTTGGCCTCTTCGGCGGAGCCGGGGTTGGCAAGACCGTGTTGATCATGGAGATGATCAACCGAGTGGCACAGCAGCACGGTGGAGTCTCGGTCTTTGCGGGTGTTGGTGAACGGACTCGAGAGGGTACCGATCTGCTCCTGGAGATGGAGGAGTCCGGGGTGATTGAGAAGGCGGCCTTGGTCTATGGCCAGATGGATGAGCCGCCGGGAGTTCGCCTCCGCGTCGCTCTCTCGGCCTTGACGATGGCAGAGTATTTTCGCGATGTCAAAGATCAGGATGTACTGCTCTTTATCGATAACATCTTCCGTTTCGTTCAGGCAGGTTCCGAGGTTTCGGCTTTGTTGGGTCGACTCCCGTCGGCAGTTGGCTACCAGCCCACACTCGCCGATGAGATGGGCGCGCTGCAGGAGCGTATTACCTCCACGAAGCGGCGCTCCATTACCTCGTTGCAGGCCGTGTACGTACCGGCTGACGACTATACCGATCCCGCACCGTTTACGACCTTTACCTTCCTGGATGCTACGACAGAGCTCTCTCGTCAGATCGCGTCGCTGGGCATCTACCCCGCGGTGGATCCACTCGCCTCGACCTCGAATATTCTCGCGCCCCATATCGTTGGTGAGCGTCACTACCAGGTTGCCCGGAACGTCCAACAGATTCTGCAGCGCTACAAGGAGCTTCAGGACATCATCGCCATCCTTGGGCTCGATGAACTCTCCGAGGAGGACAAGGTGACGGTCTCGCGGGCACGTCGCATCCAGCGGTTCCTTTCGCAACCCTTCTTTGTGGCCGAGATCTTCACCGGGGCAAAGGGCAAGTATGTGCCGATCAATGAGACGATCGAGTCGTTTGAGGCGATCGTACGAGGGGACCTCGATGGCGTTCCTGAGCAGGCGTTCTTGAATTCCGGTGGCATCGAGGATGTTCTCGCGAGAGCCAAGGAGATGGATGCATAGTGGCGAACGAGACCTTCAATCTGGTGATCGCTAACCCGGAGTTAGTGCTCTTTGACGAGGAGGTTGAAAGCCTCACCCTTCGTTCGGCACTCGGGGATGCTGCCTTCCTTGCGCATCATGCCCCCTTCGTCGGAGAGGTGGAGGTGTGTCTGGGCACGGTGGTGAGGAGTCAGGGCGATTCCTTCCAGATTGTGATTGATGGCGGACTGGTTCGAGCCGGCGGTAATCGTGTGGTGGTTTTGGCCAATGACGCCCAGTTGGCTAGCGACGTTGAACAGGAGTCTCTTCGGCGCAGAAGGCAGCGCTACGAGGAGCGGTTAGAGGAGCTTGATGATGCGATCGCGGAGGCTGAACTGCGGTCTCTCGAGCTTCGGGGGAGTCTGATCGACTAGGTGACGCCGCGAGTTCGGTGCTGTGTGGCGGTAACATTTGCTGATCCAATCGAGACGGAACTCAACGTTGTCAGAAGGCTTCTCGGATCAAGGTCGACTGATTGGATCCCTCCTCATATCACCCTTGCTCCACCAGTGGATTGCACTCCGATGGAGGCGTGGTTGTGGGTGGGCAGGATCGGTGCCTTGAGCACACAGGTGGCACCTGTCGATCTCGAGTTGAGCGGCTTTGACATCTTCGCGAATCGCCGGATCACGGGACATCTCCCGGTCGTGGTTGGCCGAGGGGCCCTTAGGCAGTGGCATGATCGTTTGGTGGCTCAGCCGGATGAACGCCCCTACCTCCCCCATGTGACGGTCGTAGAGGACCTTGATCTTGATGCGAGTTCCGTCCTCCGGGAGCGGTTGGCGCGTTACACCTTGGCGGTTCAGGCGAGTGAAGTAACCCTGCTGGTCGCCGATGCACGAGGGCAAAGGAGACGTTGGCGACCATTCCTACGGGCCCTCGTAGGCTTTGGTGGTCTGCGACGTCGCGCACATCGATCAGTTGTGGCAGTCGTATCACAATCGAGTCCATTGTCGCACCCCCAATCTGCGCCCTCGATAAGTTGTTGGTTGCTGAATGTCTCGGGAGAGCTGCTCGGTTGGGGCGAGGCAATAGGTGGTCCAAGTGGAGTTTGGATACTCAATGACCCGGTGCTACTCGATGGTGACCTCATTGGGTGTGGTTTCGACGAACTGATCGTCGAGGAGCTGATGGAGTACCTGCGACCTGCCACCATTGTCGGGCAGTCGTCGACCAACATCCTTGATGCCTTTGGAGCCAGGTCGATGAGTCCGGAGGCAGCACGGTTGTTAGGCCTCGATCAGTTGAGTCTCGACCACCCCGGTTTGGCCATGGCCGATTCGCAGGTGTTGGCTGGCTCTTACGCCATCAGATGGAAGTTTTTAAGCTTCTCCACGCGATGAACAGCCTCGATCGTTCTCACGGTTTTGCTTCGCGAGCGCATCACGATGGAGTGCGTAATCGCCTGATCGCGATGCGTGCGAACGCCCCGCAGTAGTTCGGAGTCCGTGATTCCGGTGGCGGCAAAGAAGCAGTCCTGGGAGTTGACGAGGTCTGAGGTGTGGAGAATCTTATCGAGATCGTAGCCGGCGTCGATAGCGCGTTGCTTCTCAGTCTCGTCACGTGGCCACAGCCGTGCTTGAATAGCTCCGTCAACGCACTGGAGGCTAGCGGCGGCGATCACCGCTTCGGGACTGCCGCCAATGCCCAGGAGCATATCGATGTTGGACGATGGTAGGGCGGTGAGGAGGGCCGCAGCGACATCACCATCACCGATCAGAAAGATCCTGGCGCCGGCTGCACGGACCTCCTCGATGAGCTCTCCATGGCGAGGTCGATCCAGAATAGCGACGGTAATGTCCGCAGTCTGACAGTGTCGGGCTTTCGCTAGTTCTACGACGTTTTCTCGTGGGGTGAGATCGAGTGAGACGGCTCCTACCCCTTCCGGTCCCGTAGCGAGCTTGTCCATGTAGACGATCGGACCAGGAAAGAACATCGATCCTGTGCCAGCGATCGCGATCACACTCATTGCGCCGCTGCGTCCCATCGCCGTTGGGGTGGTACCTTCGATGGGATCGACGGCGATATCGACTTTGGGGCCGGTGCCATCACCAACATGCTCACCATTAAAGAGCATTGGTGCGTTGTCCTTCTCTCCTTCGCCGATGATGACGGTTCCGTCCATCGCAACCACATCGAGGACACTGCGCATGGCGTTCACGGCTGCGCCGTCCGCTGACTCCTTTTGCCCACGTCCCACCCATTGGGTCGAGGCGAGGGCCGCTGCCTCTGTGACTCGGACAATTTCGAGTGCGAGGTTGCGATCAGGTGGCGTATTATCGATCATCTAGAGTATGGTAGCACAAGGTGGTCTGCGTGGGGGCAATGCCAAGTCCCGGGCCTATGTACCACTCGTATTGTTCTTATGTCCACGGTGCGCAAAAAGACTAGACTGAGCGCATATGACACGTTTTGATGAGTGGGTGGCGAGCTATGGCCGCGCTCCGAAGAGGCAGGATCGTTTCGAGACACTTTCAGGCATCGAACTTGCTCCGGTCTATACCAGTCAAGGCCCTCTTGATGCTGCAACCACGACTACGGGGTCACAGGCTGTACTCGCGGAGCATGAGGAGCTACCCGGTAGCTACCCCTATACCAGGGGGATCTACGCCAGTGGTTACCGGACCAAGCTATGGACCATGAGGATGTTTGCGGGGTTTTCGTCGGCTCAGGAGACCAACGAACGCTTTCGCGAGCTGCTGGCCGCTGGTGGTACCGGCTTGTCGGTGGCGTTTGATCTCCCGACCCTGATGGGACGGGACTCAGATGACCCAAAGTCGCTTGGTGAGGTTGGCAAGTGTGGTGTCGCTATCGACACCTATGATGACATGGAGACGCTCTTTACTGGCATTCGACTCGGTGATATCACCACCTCGATGACGATCAACTCGCCAGCTGCCTTTATCTTGGCCTCTTTTGTAGCAGTAGCTGAGGCGAGTGGCGTGTCGAGGGATAAGCTCGGTGGAACGTTGCAGAATGATATTCTCAAGGAGTATCAGGCCCAGAAAGAGTACTACTTTCCGCCACGGCCCTCGATGCGTCTCGTGCGTGACACCATGACTTTTGCCGCTGCCGAGATGCCCAAGTGGCATCCCCTCTCGGTCTCTGGTTATCATATCCGCGAGGCAGGGTCCACGGCGGCCGAGGAGTTGGCCTTTACGATCGCCAATGGCTTTGCCTATGTGGAGACGGGTTTAGCCGCCGGGCTCAAGATTGATGATTTCGCGCCACAACTGTCGTTCTTTTTTAACGCGCACATTGATTTCTTCGAAGAGATCGCTAAGTATCGGGCAGCACGTCGTATCTGGGCGCGCTGGATGCGCGAGCATTACCATGCAGAGGATCCCCGATCTTGGCTACTTCGATTTCATACCCAGACTGCTGGCGTCTCTTTGACTGCCCAGCAACCTGAGCTCAATATCGTTCGCACGGCGATTGAGGCGTTAGCGGGAACACTTGGAGGCACGCAGAGCCTTCACACCAACTCGATGGATGAGGTGCTCTCGTTGCCTACGCAAAAGGCGGCCCGGATCGCACTTCGCACCCAGCAGATCTTGGCCTATGAGACCGGCGTGACGAACGTGGTCGACCCATTGGGTGGATCTTATTTCGTCGAAGAGTTAACCCGAGAGATGGAGCGAC
This region includes:
- the atpB gene encoding F0F1 ATP synthase subunit A, whose product is MIFAGINFPPIAELLNWKPIAFGGTALMFNKIAVLTLLSAAITLALFFVAGRRQKLVPRGIQNIMESSIDFITNSVVIDVMGQEGLAWVPWLTGLFFFILFNNLFEVIPFIQMPATARTSVTIPLALIVYVTFIVVGVKKQGFGRYFKSALVPSGVPVALLILLVPIELLSTFIVRPFALAVRLFGNMLAGHLLLVTFAVISEALFVRSIGLIVLPLPAATLVVLTGYEIFVGFLQAFIFTILTAVYLGESLGGGH
- the atpE gene encoding ATP synthase F0 subunit C translates to MATIIAVAANVNLRKGLAELGSGLAYGLAALGPGIGIGIIFGQAISAIARQPETAGPVRSLAFLGFALAEALALIGFVVFVLLKYTG
- the atpF gene encoding F0F1 ATP synthase subunit B, with the protein product MLFGVVTQSPNPILPSTGEIIWSVISFGLLLVILVKYAFPPVASMMAKRSDKIRDDLEAAESARRDAERLAEERRAELGRAREEGQRIIEDARATGEALRQEAAAEAQREAQMVREQAQLQVAAERSRLILELRGELAGMAIELSTRILAHELASSEVDPLVESFLAEADSE
- a CDS encoding F0F1 ATP synthase subunit delta; translated protein: MRERTRGFAIATRDLGIRSDELARITQEIAAVAALVTDSVELTDVLIDRGLRSDVRRSVLVELLSDRVDVRVAALAGYVVETELAGDIPEILAGLEAVLQSTYVLGDGIETVTGARARGYAHAIMGDLDRDALLLMLDELISVTQLLAGDVALRRVLSGLGGDPEQRIHIVEDLFGGRVSPAALSVIRAVVAVSNPRSLAESLERIIGDCSRLIESQIARVTLARQANDIYRSRIASTLEHRIGRELIVEWRVDETLIGGMVAVIGDRVYDVSVARELQRAQQLLAGR
- the atpA gene encoding F0F1 ATP synthase subunit alpha; the protein is MAVELKIDKSEIADVIRRRLQEYATTTAGEEVGRVLEFGDGIASVSGLPSVAVNEVLRFANGTVGLALNLEEDTIGVVVLGEESGISEGQLVKSTGEILSVPVGDALLGRVVDPLGRPIDGLGPIDSTIQRRLEVQAPGIVQRKPVGEPLQTGIKAIDAMTPIGRGQRELIIGDRKTGKTTVALDTIINQRGQGVKCIYVAIGQKGTSIAAVVDTLREHGALEYTVIVAAAASEAAPFKYLAPYAGCAMGQHWMENGEHALIVYDDLSKQADAYRQLSLLLRRPPGREAYPGDIFYLHSRLLERAAKLSDALGGGSLTALPIIETKAGDISAYIPTNVISITDGQVFLDSDLFNSGLRPAINVGTSVSRVGGAAQTKAMKEVSGSLRLDLAQFRELEAFATFGSELDKYAQAQLDRGYRLTELLKQNQGAPLSVAEQVVSIFAGTNGLLDALPVSDVSKFLAEMIGFLKARHPDFIDGINANGKMPDKQALTDAITTFAGGFATSVKV
- the atpG gene encoding ATP synthase F1 subunit gamma, which translates into the protein MPGGKERALRGRIRSVNSTKKITKAMELIAASRIVKAVGRIGGARTYFREISELTRELLVTLPSYRPPLTRTGIAGTTTVLILVTSDRGLCGGYNSAVIRAYEEQVRQIEGPIELIGIGRRIENYLQFRGIASAVQINGVTHLPTLDQAYSIIGPIMKRVDAGEVGRVVVVSNRFYSLGVQRLEETTLVPIDPATFNEGSTGEVAHFDFEAEPTLENVIDTTLHQLVVAEFFGLLLEASAAEHAARQRAMKNATDNATELVRNLTRAMNRVRQDAITTEITEIVGGAEALAQGDRAMSGDER
- the atpD gene encoding F0F1 ATP synthase subunit beta; this translates as MEMDTKPTETGSTETGSPDTSSSQGKALGRVVSIAGPVVDVEFPPESIPEVNMAVSMEAEIDGQTVVIMAEVASQLGDGRVRCICLKPTDGLRRGAEVTDLGHGIKVPVGSGVLGHVFNVIGESLNATELVDIEDVWEIHRDPPPFDDLEPKAQMFETGIKVIDLLEPYVQGGKVGLFGGAGVGKTVLIMEMINRVAQQHGGVSVFAGVGERTREGTDLLLEMEESGVIEKAALVYGQMDEPPGVRLRVALSALTMAEYFRDVKDQDVLLFIDNIFRFVQAGSEVSALLGRLPSAVGYQPTLADEMGALQERITSTKRRSITSLQAVYVPADDYTDPAPFTTFTFLDATTELSRQIASLGIYPAVDPLASTSNILAPHIVGERHYQVARNVQQILQRYKELQDIIAILGLDELSEEDKVTVSRARRIQRFLSQPFFVAEIFTGAKGKYVPINETIESFEAIVRGDLDGVPEQAFLNSGGIEDVLARAKEMDA
- a CDS encoding F0F1 ATP synthase subunit epsilon; the protein is MANETFNLVIANPELVLFDEEVESLTLRSALGDAAFLAHHAPFVGEVEVCLGTVVRSQGDSFQIVIDGGLVRAGGNRVVVLANDAQLASDVEQESLRRRRQRYEERLEELDDAIAEAELRSLELRGSLID
- a CDS encoding 2'-5' RNA ligase family protein, which produces MAVTFADPIETELNVVRRLLGSRSTDWIPPHITLAPPVDCTPMEAWLWVGRIGALSTQVAPVDLELSGFDIFANRRITGHLPVVVGRGALRQWHDRLVAQPDERPYLPHVTVVEDLDLDASSVLRERLARYTLAVQASEVTLLVADARGQRRRWRPFLRALVGFGGLRRRAHRSVVAVVSQSSPLSHPQSAPSISCWLLNVSGELLGWGEAIGGPSGVWILNDPVLLDGDLIGCGFDELIVEELMEYLRPATIVGQSSTNILDAFGARSMSPEAARLLGLDQLSLDHPGLAMADSQVLAGSYAIRWKFLSFSTR
- the glpX gene encoding class II fructose-bisphosphatase produces the protein MIDNTPPDRNLALEIVRVTEAAALASTQWVGRGQKESADGAAVNAMRSVLDVVAMDGTVIIGEGEKDNAPMLFNGEHVGDGTGPKVDIAVDPIEGTTPTAMGRSGAMSVIAIAGTGSMFFPGPIVYMDKLATGPEGVGAVSLDLTPRENVVELAKARHCQTADITVAILDRPRHGELIEEVRAAGARIFLIGDGDVAAALLTALPSSNIDMLLGIGGSPEAVIAAASLQCVDGAIQARLWPRDETEKQRAIDAGYDLDKILHTSDLVNSQDCFFAATGITDSELLRGVRTHRDQAITHSIVMRSRSKTVRTIEAVHRVEKLKNFHLMA
- a CDS encoding methylmalonyl-CoA mutase family protein, whose product is MTRFDEWVASYGRAPKRQDRFETLSGIELAPVYTSQGPLDAATTTTGSQAVLAEHEELPGSYPYTRGIYASGYRTKLWTMRMFAGFSSAQETNERFRELLAAGGTGLSVAFDLPTLMGRDSDDPKSLGEVGKCGVAIDTYDDMETLFTGIRLGDITTSMTINSPAAFILASFVAVAEASGVSRDKLGGTLQNDILKEYQAQKEYYFPPRPSMRLVRDTMTFAAAEMPKWHPLSVSGYHIREAGSTAAEELAFTIANGFAYVETGLAAGLKIDDFAPQLSFFFNAHIDFFEEIAKYRAARRIWARWMREHYHAEDPRSWLLRFHTQTAGVSLTAQQPELNIVRTAIEALAGTLGGTQSLHTNSMDEVLSLPTQKAARIALRTQQILAYETGVTNVVDPLGGSYFVEELTREMERQAEEIFAEIAELGDGSMLEGALLGIDTFYHVNRIADSAYELEKKISAGDRIVVGVNNFVLENEEPIDTLVIGPEVERLQVQRLHDVRQRRDSDEVARALAELQANARDPEVNLMEPLIRASRARVSVGEVMEALAEVFGYYEEPGI